The Methanoculleus thermophilus genome includes a window with the following:
- a CDS encoding glycosyltransferase: protein MSESALRILQVSTYDIAGGAERIAWDLHTAYRAHGHHSWLAVGIKKSQNPDVFPIQNRFNKIFQLVPARIRSLPRTPGVVKLVDFLTTPRRIGAYLKGYEDFDHPGTWKLLDRNPESPDIFHCHNLHGGYFDLRALPHLSRQIPTILTLHDAWLLSGHCAHSFDCERWKTGCGNCPDLTIYPAIRRDATAYNWQLKADIYRKSRLYVVTPCRWLMDKVEESMLEPGIVASRVIPNGVDLGIFHPADRAEARRELGLPHDAKILLFAANGIRKNIWKDYRTLQSTLEMIAKTGAKVLCIALGEAAPPKRIGNIEIRFIPYQKNPQRVARYYQATDLYLHPARAETFPNTTLEALACGTPVVASAVGGIPEQIIEGRTGCLVPVGDARAMAGRVLGLLEDEELRLRMGREAAEDAARRFGLERMAGEYLSFYRAILK, encoded by the coding sequence ATGAGTGAATCAGCTCTCCGCATCCTTCAGGTAAGCACGTATGACATTGCCGGTGGTGCCGAAAGGATTGCATGGGATCTTCATACGGCTTACCGTGCTCATGGCCACCACTCATGGTTGGCAGTAGGGATAAAAAAGTCGCAAAATCCAGATGTTTTTCCTATTCAAAACAGGTTTAACAAAATCTTTCAACTCGTTCCAGCCAGGATCCGGAGTTTACCTCGCACCCCGGGTGTCGTGAAATTGGTTGACTTCCTGACAACCCCCCGTCGGATCGGTGCCTATCTTAAAGGCTATGAGGACTTTGATCACCCCGGAACCTGGAAATTGCTTGATCGGAACCCTGAATCCCCCGATATCTTCCACTGCCACAACCTCCATGGCGGTTATTTCGACCTCCGTGCCCTTCCTCATCTCAGCCGCCAGATCCCGACCATACTTACCCTCCACGATGCGTGGCTCCTTTCCGGTCACTGCGCTCACTCCTTTGACTGCGAGCGCTGGAAGACAGGATGTGGAAACTGCCCGGATCTCACGATTTATCCGGCGATCAGAAGGGATGCGACGGCTTACAACTGGCAGCTCAAGGCGGATATTTATAGGAAGAGCCGGTTGTACGTCGTCACCCCCTGCCGGTGGCTCATGGATAAGGTCGAAGAATCGATGTTGGAACCGGGGATCGTGGCATCGAGGGTAATCCCCAACGGCGTAGATTTAGGTATCTTCCACCCGGCTGACCGGGCTGAGGCCCGACGGGAACTCGGGCTCCCACACGATGCAAAGATCCTCCTCTTTGCAGCAAACGGCATCCGAAAGAATATCTGGAAAGATTACAGGACCCTGCAGTCAACCCTTGAGATGATTGCAAAAACCGGAGCAAAGGTGCTCTGTATTGCCCTCGGCGAAGCCGCCCCGCCGAAAAGGATTGGTAATATCGAGATCAGGTTCATCCCCTACCAGAAGAATCCCCAAAGAGTCGCCCGATACTACCAGGCGACCGATCTCTACCTCCACCCCGCCCGTGCCGAAACCTTCCCGAACACCACCCTTGAAGCCCTAGCCTGTGGCACCCCGGTTGTGGCGAGTGCGGTCGGAGGCATCCCCGAACAGATCATAGAGGGGCGGACGGGTTGTCTCGTACCGGTGGGAGATGCCCGGGCGATGGCAGGACGGGTCCTTGGGTTGCTCGAAGATGAGGAGCTCCGGTTGCGGATGGGACGGGAGGCCGCCGAGGATGCGGCACGGCGGTTTGGACTGGAGAGGATGGCAGGCGAATATCTTTCGTTTTATCGGGCCATCCTCAAATAG
- the gmd gene encoding GDP-mannose 4,6-dehydratase encodes MVNIILKKALITGITGQDGSYLAEFLLHKGYEVHGIIRRASTFNTSRIDHIYTDPHDAGARLFLHYGDLSDDEQISHLIYNIKPDEVYHLGAQSHVRVSFDTPEYTGNVTGLGTTRLLEMIRRSGNGIKFYQASSSEMFGATPPPQNETTPFWPRSPYACAKLYAYWMTRNYRDGYGIFAANGILFNHESPRRGETFVTRKITRGIARILAGKEKYLYMGNLDARRDWGFAPEYVECMWRILQQEEPDDFVIGTGESHSVREFLETAFSYVGLDWEEYVRIDPRYFRPTEVENLIADARKAREKLGWKPCVTFTDLTKIMVDADLREAGLEPPGEGDEFLARVYPDRWWTRD; translated from the coding sequence ATGGTGAATATTATCCTTAAAAAAGCTTTAATAACCGGCATCACCGGGCAGGACGGCTCGTATCTCGCTGAGTTCCTCCTTCACAAAGGCTATGAAGTACATGGAATCATTCGGCGGGCATCGACCTTCAATACTTCCCGGATCGATCACATCTATACCGATCCCCACGATGCCGGTGCCCGTCTTTTCCTCCACTATGGCGACCTCTCTGACGACGAGCAGATCTCCCACCTCATCTACAATATCAAACCCGATGAGGTCTACCACCTCGGGGCCCAGAGCCATGTACGGGTCAGTTTCGATACGCCCGAGTACACCGGGAACGTCACCGGTCTCGGGACAACCAGGCTCCTAGAGATGATCCGGAGGAGCGGAAACGGAATAAAGTTCTATCAGGCTTCGAGCAGCGAGATGTTCGGGGCGACACCGCCGCCGCAGAACGAGACGACACCATTCTGGCCGCGGAGTCCGTATGCCTGCGCCAAACTCTATGCCTACTGGATGACGCGGAACTACCGCGACGGCTACGGGATCTTTGCCGCAAACGGGATCCTCTTCAACCACGAATCCCCCCGACGGGGCGAGACGTTCGTGACGAGAAAGATCACGCGCGGGATCGCCCGGATCCTTGCTGGAAAAGAGAAATACCTCTACATGGGGAACCTGGATGCTCGGCGGGACTGGGGGTTTGCCCCGGAGTACGTCGAGTGCATGTGGAGAATCCTCCAGCAGGAGGAGCCTGATGATTTCGTCATCGGGACCGGCGAGAGCCATTCCGTCCGGGAGTTCCTTGAGACCGCCTTCTCCTACGTCGGCCTCGACTGGGAGGAGTACGTCAGGATCGATCCCCGGTACTTCCGGCCGACCGAGGTTGAGAACCTCATCGCGGATGCCAGAAAGGCCCGGGAAAAGCTCGGTTGGAAGCCCTGCGTGACGTTTACCGACTTAACAAAGATCATGGTCGATGCGGACCTGAGGGAGGCAGGACTTGAGCCTCCCGGTGAAGGGGACGAGTTCCTCGCCCGGGTGTATCCGGACCGGTGGTGGACGAGAGATTGA
- a CDS encoding HAD family hydrolase produces the protein MLTTLILDFDGVIVESIPLKTAAFRKIFSFAPEHLDEIIAFHLENGGMSRYDKFRYIYANILHEDLTPEQEERLASEYAGLIYDAMLTVPYTKGAEELLQDCSRVLPLYIVSATPEGEMHEIARRRDLLKYFVRIYGSPKTKAECIREILKETNASPKEALFVGDAPNDWEAAYETGVRFVARVAPGDPNRFVGRPGVEHIVENLHELREYLRESVCSSRSRTP, from the coding sequence ATGCTTACCACCCTCATCCTCGACTTCGACGGCGTCATCGTCGAATCAATACCCCTAAAGACCGCCGCGTTCCGAAAGATCTTCTCCTTTGCTCCCGAACACCTCGACGAGATCATCGCCTTCCACCTCGAAAACGGCGGGATGTCCCGGTACGACAAATTCCGTTACATCTACGCAAACATTCTCCACGAAGACCTCACCCCCGAGCAGGAGGAGCGGCTCGCGAGCGAATACGCCGGACTGATCTATGATGCCATGCTCACCGTGCCGTACACCAAAGGGGCAGAGGAACTTCTCCAGGACTGCTCCCGGGTGCTCCCGCTCTATATCGTCTCCGCAACCCCGGAGGGCGAGATGCACGAGATCGCCCGCCGCCGGGACCTCTTAAAGTACTTCGTCCGGATCTACGGCTCGCCGAAGACGAAGGCCGAATGCATCCGTGAAATCCTTAAAGAGACCAATGCCTCACCTAAAGAGGCGCTATTCGTCGGAGACGCCCCAAACGACTGGGAGGCGGCCTATGAGACCGGCGTTCGGTTCGTGGCAAGGGTTGCCCCCGGCGATCCGAACCGCTTCGTCGGCCGGCCGGGGGTGGAGCATATCGTGGAGAACCTTCATGAACTCCGGGAGTATCTACGGGAGAGTGTATGCTCATCCCGATCTCGTACCCCCTAA
- a CDS encoding CDP-glycerol glycerophosphotransferase family protein — protein MVQMPDLLNPFNSIQVQKAYEVWSLLGKGLLKEILNTGLKILNRMIPKKNNQILFASIPDYSDNAKALYEYLVANQMHRQYDIVWLVDDPGIWKILTQNGVAAHLEKSLHGLYAIFRSRYIITTHNHYCRLKAGNQFLVNLWHGAPLKAMGYADCLETEEALNDIRKGVEAEDILIATSGITKNALVTSFLIDPRKVVVTGQPRNDYLFTAHKGHILAGLLERDLSRYNALLLYMPTFRVGYGRVEGTVEHLDLLKSERFNRFLSDNSILFVLKLHPYEERYWLSRDDFRKNNGNIVVLESERLTANLVSIYEVLGNFDILITDYSSIYFDYLLLNRPIIFIPLDLEEYAQTRGFLLEPYDFWAPGPKVTTVDALIDEIRKCLADPACYEEERVVVNNLINRFQDGNSSRRVWEEVLCKTGGPCAGGASNNHSQ, from the coding sequence ATGGTTCAGATGCCCGATCTACTCAATCCCTTTAACTCCATTCAGGTGCAGAAGGCATATGAGGTCTGGTCGCTACTGGGCAAAGGCCTCCTGAAAGAGATCCTGAATACCGGGCTAAAAATTCTGAACAGGATGATACCCAAGAAGAATAACCAGATCCTTTTTGCAAGCATACCCGACTACTCGGACAACGCAAAAGCATTGTATGAATACTTAGTCGCAAACCAGATGCACCGTCAATACGATATCGTCTGGTTGGTCGATGATCCGGGGATTTGGAAGATATTGACGCAAAACGGAGTAGCGGCACATCTTGAGAAGAGTCTTCATGGGCTTTACGCCATCTTTCGATCGCGATACATCATCACAACCCATAACCACTACTGCCGATTAAAAGCAGGTAACCAGTTCCTGGTAAACCTCTGGCACGGGGCGCCGCTGAAAGCCATGGGATACGCGGACTGCCTGGAGACAGAAGAGGCGTTAAACGACATTCGAAAAGGGGTAGAGGCTGAGGATATCCTCATTGCAACATCGGGCATCACGAAAAACGCATTGGTGACGAGTTTCCTCATCGATCCCCGCAAAGTTGTCGTCACCGGTCAGCCTCGAAACGATTATCTCTTTACCGCTCACAAAGGCCATATCCTGGCCGGGTTACTGGAGAGGGATCTATCCAGGTACAATGCATTGCTCCTGTACATGCCGACATTTCGCGTTGGCTACGGTAGGGTCGAAGGTACCGTGGAGCACCTGGACCTGCTAAAATCTGAGCGGTTTAATAGATTCCTGAGCGACAACAGTATACTCTTCGTTCTTAAACTTCACCCTTATGAGGAGCGGTATTGGTTATCCCGCGATGATTTTAGAAAGAACAATGGAAATATTGTTGTACTGGAATCAGAGCGCCTCACGGCCAACCTTGTCAGTATATACGAGGTGCTCGGGAATTTTGATATCCTGATCACCGACTATTCTTCGATATATTTTGACTATTTGCTCTTAAATCGGCCGATCATCTTTATACCCCTGGATTTGGAGGAGTATGCACAAACCCGGGGATTTCTCCTTGAGCCATACGACTTCTGGGCGCCCGGCCCAAAGGTTACGACGGTTGATGCGCTTATTGACGAGATTCGGAAATGTCTTGCCGATCCTGCATGCTACGAGGAGGAGAGAGTGGTGGTCAATAATCTTATTAACCGATTCCAGGATGGAAACTCATCGCGGCGGGTATGGGAAGAGGTTCTGTGTAAGACTGGTGGGCCCTGTGCAGGTGGAGCCAGCAACAACCACTCGCAATGA
- a CDS encoding GDP-L-fucose synthase family protein — MMFWEDKTVLVTGGAGFLGSALVRTLEQRGLAKENIRVPRSRDLDLRQWENCVEAVRDVDLVIHLAAKVGGIGYNMANPGSLFYDNAVMGIQLMEAARQAGVRKFVAVGTICAYPKFTPIPFREENLWEGYPEETNAPYGLAKKMLLVQAQAYRQQYGFNAIYLLPVNLYGPGDNFDPASSHVIPALIKKFVEAVETGAESVEVWGTGSASREFLYVDDAAEGIALAAERYDRPDPVNLGAGFEITIRDLATLIADLTGFTGEIVWDTTKPDGQPRRCLDVSRAEREFGFRAKVDFREGLERTIEWYKKHLV, encoded by the coding sequence ATGATGTTCTGGGAGGATAAGACAGTCCTCGTCACGGGTGGGGCCGGGTTCCTCGGTTCAGCCCTCGTGAGGACACTTGAGCAGCGCGGACTTGCGAAGGAGAATATCCGGGTGCCCCGGAGCAGAGATCTTGACCTGCGGCAGTGGGAGAACTGCGTTGAGGCTGTGCGGGATGTCGACCTCGTCATCCACCTTGCAGCCAAGGTCGGGGGGATCGGCTACAACATGGCTAACCCGGGTTCCCTCTTCTACGACAACGCCGTCATGGGGATCCAGTTGATGGAGGCCGCCCGGCAGGCCGGTGTGAGAAAGTTCGTCGCGGTCGGGACGATCTGCGCCTACCCGAAGTTCACGCCCATCCCATTTCGGGAAGAGAACCTCTGGGAGGGGTACCCCGAGGAGACCAACGCGCCTTACGGCCTTGCAAAGAAGATGCTCCTTGTCCAGGCCCAGGCCTACCGGCAGCAGTATGGGTTCAACGCCATCTACCTCCTCCCGGTGAACCTCTACGGTCCCGGTGACAACTTCGATCCTGCAAGTTCACACGTCATCCCGGCCCTGATCAAGAAGTTCGTCGAGGCGGTGGAGACCGGTGCGGAGAGCGTCGAGGTCTGGGGGACCGGGTCGGCATCGCGGGAGTTCCTCTATGTCGACGACGCCGCGGAAGGGATCGCACTCGCCGCCGAACGTTACGACAGGCCCGACCCGGTGAACCTCGGGGCGGGCTTTGAGATCACCATCCGCGACCTTGCAACCCTCATTGCCGACCTCACCGGGTTTACGGGCGAGATTGTCTGGGACACGACCAAGCCCGACGGCCAGCCCCGGCGGTGCCTGGATGTCTCCCGTGCGGAGCGGGAGTTCGGGTTCCGGGCGAAGGTCGATTTCCGTGAGGGGCTTGAGCGGACGATTGAGTGGTATAAGAAACATCTTGTGTGA
- a CDS encoding cyclase family protein — protein sequence MLIPISYPLNRATPLYPGTEPLTITPTKSFERGDAEEKSLIAVSSHAGTHIDLPRHFCPGGGTVRALLAPEAVFEPAQCIEVPKEGEEPIRIHDLTPHLDKIQCARALFVRTGSGRIRERDPETYAKKHPWVHPEVPEFLCRENPALRLFGIDTISIAAPSNPEEGMNVHRAFLCRSPHIFVLEDVDLSYDRLLEGGWTLRVYPVVFDDLDGVPVVALAEFR from the coding sequence ATGCTCATCCCGATCTCGTACCCCCTAAACCGGGCAACACCACTCTACCCCGGAACGGAACCGCTCACGATCACCCCCACAAAGTCTTTTGAGAGGGGCGATGCGGAAGAAAAGAGCCTGATTGCCGTATCAAGCCACGCCGGAACGCACATCGACCTCCCCCGGCACTTCTGTCCGGGTGGGGGCACCGTCCGGGCCCTCCTTGCGCCGGAGGCGGTCTTTGAACCTGCGCAGTGCATCGAGGTGCCGAAAGAGGGGGAGGAGCCGATCCGGATCCACGATCTCACTCCGCATCTTGACAAAATCCAGTGCGCCCGGGCGCTCTTTGTGAGGACCGGGAGCGGCCGGATCAGGGAGAGAGACCCGGAGACTTACGCGAAAAAGCACCCCTGGGTGCACCCCGAGGTGCCGGAGTTTCTCTGCAGGGAAAACCCCGCCCTCAGGCTGTTCGGGATCGATACAATATCCATTGCGGCACCGTCAAACCCGGAAGAGGGGATGAACGTCCACCGAGCGTTCCTCTGTCGGTCCCCGCACATCTTCGTTCTCGAAGACGTTGACCTCTCCTACGACCGGTTGCTTGAGGGAGGCTGGACCCTGCGGGTCTATCCGGTGGTCTTTGACGACCTGGACGGAGTACCGGTGGTGGCACTCGCGGAGTTCAGGTGA
- a CDS encoding glycosyltransferase family 2 protein — translation MRVLSTTEQRSSELFQIPRARPDREQRVHHPILPNELDSSTEPEISVVIPLLNKGPHIRRALQSVISQTVQDFEVIVVDGGSTDSGPEIVKGFGDPRIRFVRQRGSGVSAARNQGVSMSRADLVAFLDADDEWMPRHLETILSLKREFPEAGAYTTAYKIRKVSGRLRWAKYRAIPPAPWRGLIPNYFKSAALGEYPVWTSVVCIPKKIFTEVGGFPEDAWFGEDADLFGKIALKYPIAFNWYMGAIYHWEAANRVCGRQLPLAPEPFVKTALQSMENGAIPHELLSDVQEYVAKKEIARAARNLIAGESEEANRILKAYRTECLRHRRLILRSMAAIPLPLFWKAVKLKDLFDLYI, via the coding sequence ATGAGGGTCCTATCGACGACGGAGCAGCGCTCATCAGAGTTGTTCCAGATCCCCAGGGCCAGACCTGATCGGGAGCAGCGTGTACACCACCCGATCCTACCGAATGAACTCGATAGCAGTACAGAACCGGAGATATCTGTAGTCATCCCGTTGTTAAACAAAGGGCCTCATATCCGGCGAGCTTTGCAGTCCGTAATAAGCCAGACCGTCCAGGACTTTGAAGTGATCGTCGTGGATGGAGGATCGACCGATAGCGGCCCAGAGATAGTGAAGGGGTTCGGTGACCCCCGGATCCGGTTTGTCCGGCAGAGGGGATCCGGGGTTTCTGCTGCCAGAAACCAGGGGGTGAGCATGAGCCGGGCCGATCTTGTCGCGTTTCTGGACGCCGATGACGAGTGGATGCCCCGGCATCTGGAGACGATCCTATCATTGAAGAGAGAGTTCCCAGAGGCTGGAGCCTACACAACGGCATACAAAATTCGGAAAGTGAGTGGCAGGCTCCGATGGGCGAAGTATCGGGCGATCCCGCCTGCACCCTGGAGAGGCCTGATCCCGAACTACTTCAAGTCCGCTGCACTCGGTGAATATCCGGTATGGACATCGGTTGTCTGCATCCCGAAAAAGATCTTTACCGAGGTTGGCGGATTTCCGGAGGATGCGTGGTTTGGAGAAGATGCCGACCTATTTGGTAAGATTGCGCTGAAATATCCCATTGCTTTCAACTGGTATATGGGGGCGATCTATCACTGGGAGGCTGCCAACAGGGTTTGTGGACGGCAACTCCCTCTTGCTCCTGAACCGTTCGTGAAGACTGCGCTTCAATCGATGGAGAACGGTGCAATCCCTCACGAGTTACTGAGCGATGTACAAGAGTATGTCGCGAAGAAAGAGATTGCGAGAGCTGCAAGAAACCTCATTGCCGGCGAGAGTGAGGAGGCCAATCGGATATTAAAGGCGTACAGAACAGAGTGTCTTCGGCATAGAAGATTGATCCTGCGCAGTATGGCAGCGATACCTCTTCCGCTGTTTTGGAAAGCCGTCAAATTGAAGGATTTATTTGATCTTTATATATAA
- a CDS encoding polysaccharide deacetylase family protein — MPRTGRKTHRSLTVSELKELARGGLIEIGSHTATHTMLSMQPVGIQRTEVIQGKEYLEETLGRPVQTFSYPFGGRVDFNRKTVKIVKEAGITTACANYGLTLIGSTDPYRLPRALVRDWDVESFSSRMKAWFNE, encoded by the coding sequence ATGCCAAGAACTGGGCGAAAGACTCACCGGTCTCTCACTGTAAGCGAATTAAAAGAACTTGCTCGGGGAGGGCTGATAGAAATTGGATCACATACGGCAACCCATACAATGCTCTCTATGCAGCCAGTAGGTATACAAAGGACTGAGGTTATTCAGGGTAAAGAATATCTTGAAGAGACGCTTGGTCGCCCAGTGCAGACTTTTTCGTATCCCTTCGGCGGCCGAGTGGACTTCAATCGAAAAACTGTCAAGATAGTGAAGGAGGCAGGTATTACTACAGCATGCGCCAACTATGGCTTAACCCTCATTGGAAGTACAGACCCATATCGCCTCCCCAGGGCGCTGGTCAGAGACTGGGATGTTGAGTCGTTTTCATCCAGAATGAAGGCTTGGTTTAATGAGTGA
- a CDS encoding glycosyltransferase, whose amino-acid sequence MDERLRRPRVCFYTSDYGYGHAARDIALIRGLQETLHAEVIVRTGSPAEFMARSLPGVRVLRVWNDPGVLMDGTVVDKERTLTAVERWLSTWDDCIAGEKAFLHDRGIDLVLSDIAPQPFLAAEELGIPSLGVSNFTWHLIYTHLYGQNELTSRIAEAYRAADGAFLLPLHEPMEVFSDQREVGLVVRPVTRSRAELPGLSSKRPLVYLGGGQSLDPAVFRGIKTALRECTLLVPSWTEIPGTIRIPPGETETQDWIAACDLVVSKPGYSTISEAIRAGVPLALFRRDGFAEDDYLIGGVEHLGIGKEVSTEAVLDGSWTEDLESLMDLRKNFDEIDDIFKRDGTKDCTDIIREMV is encoded by the coding sequence GTGGACGAGAGATTGAGGCGGCCAAGGGTCTGTTTCTACACCAGTGACTATGGTTATGGCCACGCGGCGCGGGACATCGCTCTGATCCGTGGGCTGCAGGAAACCCTGCATGCTGAAGTGATCGTCAGGACCGGTTCACCTGCTGAGTTCATGGCCCGCTCGCTCCCCGGGGTTCGGGTCCTGCGGGTTTGGAATGACCCCGGGGTTCTGATGGATGGCACTGTCGTGGATAAGGAACGGACTCTTACCGCGGTAGAGCGGTGGCTTTCCACCTGGGATGACTGCATCGCCGGCGAGAAGGCCTTCCTCCATGACCGCGGGATTGACCTCGTCCTCTCCGATATCGCCCCGCAGCCCTTCCTCGCCGCAGAGGAACTCGGGATCCCGTCGCTCGGTGTCTCGAACTTCACCTGGCATCTCATCTATACTCACCTCTACGGGCAGAACGAGTTGACCAGCCGAATCGCTGAAGCCTACCGCGCCGCAGACGGCGCTTTCCTGCTCCCGCTCCATGAGCCGATGGAGGTCTTTTCCGACCAGCGGGAGGTGGGGCTCGTGGTGCGACCAGTGACCCGGTCCCGGGCGGAGCTTCCGGGGCTTTCCTCCAAGCGACCACTTGTTTACCTCGGCGGCGGTCAATCCCTTGACCCTGCTGTGTTCCGGGGGATCAAGACCGCACTCCGTGAGTGCACCCTCCTTGTCCCGTCATGGACTGAGATCCCGGGCACGATCCGGATCCCTCCCGGCGAGACTGAGACTCAGGATTGGATCGCCGCCTGCGATCTGGTGGTTTCAAAGCCCGGCTACAGCACCATCTCGGAAGCGATCCGGGCCGGCGTCCCGCTGGCCCTCTTCCGAAGGGATGGGTTTGCCGAGGACGACTATCTCATCGGGGGCGTTGAACATTTGGGTATCGGGAAAGAGGTCTCAACGGAGGCTGTCCTCGACGGTTCGTGGACGGAGGACTTAGAATCCCTGATGGACCTTCGAAAGAACTTTGATGAAATCGATGATATCTTCAAGAGAGACGGGACAAAAGATTGCACTGATATAATCCGGGAGATGGTATGA